One window of Pseudomonas sp. FP198 genomic DNA carries:
- a CDS encoding sodium:solute symporter: MALDLIVVLIYATGMIALGWYGMRRAKTRDDYLVAGRNLGPGFYLGTMAATVLGGASTIGTVRLGYVHGISGFWLCGAIGLGIVGLSLFLAKPLLKLKIYTVTQVLERRYNPAARHASAVIMLVYALMIGATSTIAIGTVMQVLFGLPFWVSILVGGGVVVLYSTIGGMWSLTLTDIVQFLIMTIGLVFLLMPMSIVDAGGWDAMVAALPARYFDFTAIGWDTILTYFLIYFFGIFIGQDIWQRVFTARSEGVAKVAGTAAGLYCVLYGLAGALIGMAAKVLLPDLENVNNAFASVVQTSLPNGIRGLVIAAALAALMSTAAAGLLAASTTVVQDLLPRLRQGRESGDGDVHENRIATLLLGAVVLAIALVVSDVISALTLAYNLLVGGMLIPLIGAIYWKRATTAGAITSMSLGFVTALFFMFKDGLDANTPIYYSLSVALVSFVVVSLLSPRSEVVAKAV, translated from the coding sequence ATGGCCTTGGATTTAATCGTCGTTCTCATCTACGCCACCGGCATGATCGCCCTGGGCTGGTACGGCATGCGCCGCGCCAAGACCCGCGACGACTACCTCGTCGCCGGGCGCAACCTCGGTCCGGGCTTTTATCTGGGCACCATGGCCGCCACTGTGCTGGGCGGCGCGTCGACTATCGGCACCGTGCGTCTGGGTTATGTCCACGGCATTTCCGGGTTCTGGTTGTGCGGCGCCATCGGCCTGGGCATCGTCGGGCTGAGCCTGTTCCTTGCCAAGCCGTTGCTCAAGCTGAAGATCTACACCGTGACCCAAGTGCTGGAGCGCCGCTACAACCCGGCCGCGCGCCACGCCAGCGCGGTGATCATGCTGGTCTATGCGCTGATGATCGGCGCCACCTCGACCATCGCCATCGGCACGGTCATGCAGGTGTTGTTCGGCCTGCCCTTCTGGGTGTCGATCCTGGTGGGCGGCGGCGTGGTGGTTCTTTATTCCACAATCGGCGGCATGTGGTCGCTGACCCTGACCGACATCGTCCAGTTCCTGATCATGACCATCGGCCTGGTGTTCTTGCTGATGCCCATGTCGATCGTCGATGCCGGCGGTTGGGATGCAATGGTGGCGGCTTTGCCGGCGCGTTATTTCGATTTCACCGCCATCGGCTGGGACACCATCCTCACCTACTTCCTGATCTACTTCTTCGGCATCTTCATCGGCCAGGACATCTGGCAACGGGTGTTCACTGCCCGCAGCGAAGGCGTGGCGAAAGTCGCCGGTACCGCGGCCGGCCTGTATTGCGTGCTCTACGGCCTGGCCGGTGCGCTGATCGGCATGGCCGCCAAGGTCTTGCTGCCGGACCTGGAAAACGTCAACAACGCCTTCGCCAGCGTGGTGCAGACCAGCCTGCCCAACGGCATTCGTGGCCTGGTGATCGCAGCCGCGTTAGCGGCATTGATGTCCACCGCCGCTGCGGGCCTGCTCGCGGCATCCACCACGGTGGTCCAGGACTTGCTGCCCCGCTTGCGCCAGGGCCGTGAAAGCGGCGACGGCGACGTTCACGAAAACCGTATCGCGACCCTGCTGCTGGGCGCGGTGGTCTTGGCGATCGCCTTGGTCGTCAGCGATGTGATCAGCGCCCTGACACTGGCCTACAACCTGCTGGTCGGCGGCATGCTGATCCCGCTGATCGGGGCGATCTACTGGAAACGCGCGACCACCGCCGGCGCGATCACCAGCATGTCGCTGGGCTTCGTCACCGCGCTGTTCTTCATGTTCAAGGACGGCCTGGATGCGAACACGCCGATCTACTACAGCCTGAGCGTGGCGTTGGTGAGCTTCGTGGTGGTGAGCCTGCTGTCGCCACGGTCGGAGGTGGTGGCCAAGGCGGTTTGA
- a CDS encoding YbfB/YjiJ family MFS transporter yields the protein MSPLIRLLASFIALMMAMGIGRFALTPQLPHLIGEGQMDLTAAGLIAAANYLGYFLGALDAMFARRAEQVQRRLLGGLWLCVLLTLASFWAWGFWPHLALRFGTGVASAWVMVMITALSQPLAAAAGRPRLGALVFAGPGMGIFLTGLLALGSNLLGQTSATLWLVYAGAALLMLLVILPALPKPAPAATLAAPVVTSGNSGIARLCVVYALYGVGYIIPATFLSQMASAQFHGQWQADLFWPCFGLAAATGVLLVSLRRPNPNTTSRWLMATLWLQAAGVFACLLGSGTGLALGVFLCGAPFLACMQLMVMRARELAPHATQRNIGLLTACFAIGQLSGPLLAALSSHFSGGLQPALIVAGSGLLLAGGLLLRPARRGATSPCAQTALR from the coding sequence ATGTCGCCCTTGATTCGCCTGCTCGCCAGCTTCATTGCCTTGATGATGGCCATGGGCATCGGCCGCTTCGCCCTTACACCGCAGTTACCTCATTTGATCGGCGAAGGTCAGATGGACTTGACCGCCGCCGGTCTGATTGCCGCCGCCAACTACCTGGGTTACTTCCTTGGCGCGCTGGACGCCATGTTCGCCCGTCGCGCCGAACAGGTGCAGCGACGGCTGTTGGGCGGCCTGTGGTTATGCGTGCTGCTGACGCTGGCGTCGTTCTGGGCCTGGGGCTTCTGGCCGCACCTGGCGCTGCGCTTCGGCACCGGCGTGGCGAGCGCCTGGGTGATGGTGATGATCACCGCGTTGAGCCAACCCCTGGCGGCGGCAGCGGGACGACCTCGGCTGGGCGCGTTGGTATTTGCCGGGCCGGGCATGGGGATTTTTCTCACAGGCTTGCTGGCGCTTGGCTCGAACCTGTTGGGCCAGACATCCGCCACCTTGTGGCTGGTGTATGCCGGCGCGGCGCTGCTGATGCTGTTGGTCATCCTGCCGGCCCTGCCAAAACCCGCGCCGGCGGCCACCCTCGCAGCGCCAGTCGTCACTTCCGGCAACAGCGGCATCGCCCGTCTCTGCGTGGTCTACGCCTTGTATGGCGTGGGCTACATCATTCCAGCCACGTTTCTGTCGCAGATGGCTTCGGCGCAATTTCACGGGCAATGGCAGGCAGACCTGTTCTGGCCCTGCTTCGGCCTCGCCGCCGCCACCGGTGTGCTGCTGGTGAGCCTGCGCCGGCCGAACCCGAACACCACCAGTCGCTGGCTGATGGCGACGTTGTGGCTGCAAGCCGCTGGCGTGTTTGCCTGCCTGCTGGGCAGCGGCACGGGCCTGGCCTTGGGCGTGTTTCTCTGTGGCGCGCCGTTCCTCGCCTGCATGCAACTGATGGTGATGCGTGCCCGGGAACTGGCACCTCACGCGACCCAGCGCAACATCGGCCTGCTGACCGCGTGTTTTGCCATCGGCCAGCTCAGCGGTCCCCTGCTGGCGGCACTGAGCAGCCATTTCAGTGGCGGTCTGCAACCGGCACTGATCGTCGCCGGCAGCGGCCTGCTGTTGGCCGGCGGGCTGTTGCTGCGGCCCGCCAGACGTGGCGCGACGAGCCCCTGCGCGCAGACCGCCCTGCGCTGA
- a CDS encoding LysR family transcriptional regulator, whose translation MEFSQLRIFQAVAEEGSITRAAERLHRVPSNLSTRLKQLEEQLGVDLFLRERQRLQLSPAGKVLLDYATKLFALHDEAHAAVQGGQPAGDFVLGTMYSTAATHLPDLLAAYHRAYPAVNLQVQSGPSGELLEGLLTNRLDAALVDGPLELAGLDGVPLCDERLVLITEADHPPVGSALDVQGRAVFTFRRGCSYRMRLEAWFAHDHATMGRAMEIESYQGMLACVIAGSGVALMSESMLASLPGRERVSVHALAEPFASATTWLMWRKGMVGANLNAWIELQQQAWPRAPMITAQSA comes from the coding sequence GTGGAGTTCAGCCAGTTACGGATTTTCCAGGCCGTGGCCGAGGAAGGTTCCATCACCCGCGCGGCCGAGCGCTTGCACCGGGTGCCATCGAACCTCTCGACCCGGCTCAAGCAGCTCGAGGAGCAGCTGGGCGTGGATCTTTTCCTGCGCGAGCGTCAGCGGTTGCAGTTGTCGCCTGCGGGTAAAGTCCTGTTGGACTACGCGACCAAGCTGTTCGCCCTGCATGACGAAGCCCACGCGGCGGTGCAGGGCGGCCAGCCGGCCGGGGATTTTGTGTTGGGCACGATGTACAGCACGGCGGCGACCCACTTGCCGGACTTGTTGGCGGCTTACCACCGGGCCTACCCGGCGGTGAACCTGCAAGTGCAATCGGGGCCGAGTGGAGAATTGCTCGAAGGCCTGCTCACCAATCGCCTCGATGCGGCGCTGGTGGACGGTCCGCTGGAGCTGGCCGGGCTGGATGGCGTGCCGTTGTGCGACGAGCGGCTGGTGTTGATCACCGAGGCCGACCACCCGCCGGTGGGCAGCGCGCTGGACGTGCAAGGTCGCGCGGTATTTACCTTCCGGCGTGGCTGTTCCTACCGGATGCGCTTGGAAGCCTGGTTCGCCCACGATCATGCGACCATGGGGCGGGCGATGGAGATCGAGTCGTACCAGGGGATGCTGGCCTGTGTGATTGCCGGCTCCGGAGTGGCGCTGATGTCCGAGTCGATGCTCGCCAGCCTGCCGGGGCGGGAACGGGTAAGTGTGCATGCGTTGGCCGAGCCGTTTGCCAGCGCGACGACGTGGTTGATGTGGCGCAAAGGCATGGTCGGCGCCAACCTGAACGCCTGGATCGAGTTGCAGCAACAAGCGTGGCCGCGGGCGCCAATGATCACGGCGCAATCGGCTTGA
- a CDS encoding PA1414 family protein encodes MKEKIQNWLHDLGVALGLIEPPMQPIPIRTDDEQRRRQPRRR; translated from the coding sequence ATGAAAGAGAAAATCCAGAACTGGCTTCACGACTTGGGTGTCGCGCTCGGCCTGATCGAACCGCCCATGCAGCCGATCCCGATCCGCACCGACGACGAGCAACGCCGCCGCCAACCGCGCCGCCGGTAA
- a CDS encoding cytosine permease, translating to MMNNNNDKSLTHIETNGVEQIPDHERTAGPGDLFRLIFGGANTFATAVLGSFPVLFGLSFQAGVWAIVLGVLVGSIILAPMGLFGPLNGTNNAVSSGAHFGVHGRIVGSFLSLLTAIAFFSLSVWSSGDALIGGAKRLVGVPETDLSLGLAYGLFALLVLTVCIYGFRFMLWVNRIAVWAASLLFLLGIFAFAPSFDSQFAGTVSLGQPGFYAAFIGAALVAMSNPISFGAFLGDWSRYIPRNTPKPRIMLAVIAAQLATLIPFLFGLATATIVAIKAPDYIAANNYVGGLLAVSPGWFFLPVCLIAVIGGMSTGTTSLYGTGLDMSSVFPRLLSRVKATLLIGVLSIAFIFIGRFAANLVQSVSTFAVLIITCTTPWMVIMIIGLLVRRGFYCPDDLQVFTRGETGGRYWFSHGWNWRGLGAWIPSALVGLCFVNLPGQFVGPLGELAGGIDISLPVTLGLASVVYLLLLGLFPEPAAVYGPQEWRGDLSPLGCEAAPKQSAQSA from the coding sequence ATCATGAATAACAATAACGATAAAAGCCTTACGCACATTGAAACCAACGGGGTCGAACAGATCCCCGACCACGAACGAACCGCCGGCCCGGGGGATCTGTTTCGACTGATCTTCGGCGGCGCCAACACCTTTGCCACCGCGGTGCTCGGCAGTTTTCCGGTGCTGTTCGGGCTGTCATTCCAGGCTGGGGTCTGGGCGATAGTGCTGGGGGTACTGGTCGGTTCGATCATCCTCGCGCCGATGGGCCTGTTCGGCCCGCTCAACGGCACCAACAACGCCGTGTCCTCGGGCGCGCATTTTGGCGTCCATGGGCGAATCGTCGGCTCGTTCCTGTCGCTGCTGACCGCTATCGCGTTCTTCTCGCTGTCGGTGTGGAGCTCGGGCGATGCGCTGATCGGCGGCGCCAAGCGACTGGTCGGCGTACCGGAAACCGACCTGAGCCTGGGCCTGGCCTACGGCCTGTTTGCCCTGCTGGTATTGACGGTGTGCATCTACGGCTTTCGTTTCATGCTGTGGGTCAACCGCATCGCCGTGTGGGCCGCCAGCCTGTTGTTCCTGCTGGGCATCTTCGCCTTCGCGCCGAGCTTCGACAGCCAGTTCGCCGGCACGGTCAGCCTCGGCCAGCCGGGCTTTTACGCCGCCTTCATCGGCGCGGCGCTGGTAGCCATGAGCAACCCGATTTCCTTCGGCGCGTTCCTCGGCGACTGGTCGCGCTACATCCCGCGCAACACGCCCAAGCCACGCATCATGCTGGCGGTCATCGCCGCTCAATTGGCCACGCTGATCCCGTTCCTGTTCGGCCTTGCCACGGCCACCATCGTCGCGATCAAGGCGCCGGACTACATCGCCGCGAACAACTACGTGGGCGGCCTGCTGGCGGTATCGCCGGGCTGGTTCTTCCTGCCGGTATGCCTGATCGCGGTGATCGGCGGCATGTCCACCGGCACCACCTCGCTGTATGGCACCGGGCTGGACATGTCCAGTGTGTTCCCACGGCTGCTGTCGCGGGTCAAGGCGACGCTGCTGATCGGCGTGCTGTCGATCGCCTTCATCTTCATCGGTCGCTTCGCCGCGAACCTGGTGCAGAGCGTCTCGACCTTCGCCGTGCTGATCATCACCTGCACCACGCCGTGGATGGTGATCATGATCATCGGCCTGCTGGTGCGCCGCGGCTTCTACTGCCCGGACGACCTGCAAGTGTTCACCCGTGGCGAAACCGGCGGGCGCTACTGGTTCAGCCATGGCTGGAACTGGCGCGGCCTGGGGGCGTGGATTCCCAGCGCACTGGTGGGACTGTGCTTCGTCAACCTGCCGGGGCAATTCGTCGGGCCGTTGGGAGAGCTGGCCGGTGGCATCGACATCAGCCTGCCGGTGACCCTGGGCCTGGCCTCGGTGGTGTACCTGCTGTTGCTCGGGCTGTTTCCGGAACCGGCGGCGGTGTATGGGCCGCAGGAGTGGCGAGGGGATTTATCCCCGCTGGGCTGTGAAGCAGCCCCAAAACAGTCAGCTCAATCTGCCTGA
- a CDS encoding nuclear transport factor 2 family protein produces the protein MSHRDQVLKAAAELVSAFARNDREAYFGAFSADASFVFYTLEQPLLSREAYQALWDRWRAEDGFEVLRCTSSNAFVSLQGDVAIFIHDVATELRMQGELHFSQERETIVFRQEQQGLWLACHEHLSAMPEGLPPP, from the coding sequence ATGAGCCATCGAGATCAGGTTCTCAAGGCCGCCGCCGAGCTGGTATCGGCCTTTGCCCGTAATGACCGCGAGGCTTACTTCGGCGCATTCAGCGCCGATGCGAGCTTCGTGTTCTACACCCTCGAACAGCCGCTGCTGTCACGCGAGGCCTACCAGGCCTTGTGGGACCGTTGGCGCGCCGAGGATGGCTTCGAGGTGCTGCGTTGCACCTCAAGCAACGCCTTCGTCAGCCTGCAAGGGGACGTGGCGATTTTCATCCATGACGTGGCCACCGAGCTGCGCATGCAAGGGGAGCTGCACTTTAGCCAGGAGCGCGAAACCATCGTGTTTCGCCAAGAACAACAAGGCCTATGGCTGGCCTGTCATGAACATTTGTCCGCAATGCCGGAAGGGCTGCCACCCCCTTAG